One Mus musculus strain C57BL/6J chromosome 2, GRCm38.p6 C57BL/6J genomic window, GTCTCCCAACGTCTCTGTTACACGGATGACCAAGATGAGGCTCAGAAAGGGGAGGGGTTTTACCCAAAGCCTCTTGACATGGATATGAAGCTATGTCTGCCTGACTTCTGAGCCTGCCACTCACGCGGCAAGGGGTCTTCAAGCTGTGGCCCTGAGACCTATTGTGGAGGAAGGAACAATGCTCTGGGGGCTGGAAACTGGGGCTGACTGGCCATCAGAGGGAAAGTGTCTTTTCCAAAGGTGCCATTGAGGATGTCTACTGttctagaaggaaggaaggaaggaaggaaggaaggaaggaaggaaggaaggaaggaaaggagggagggagggagggaggtgggaagtCTCAGGGAAGATAAAACTCAGGGATGATGCCCTGCTGGGGGCAGGTGCTTTCAGGTACATTTCATTAAGTGATTTGCTCAGATACCCAGTTTGAGTGAGAGTTCTCAATTTCCTGGATTCTGGACAGTCAGACAGCTACTAGGGTGCAGGACACCAGGGCAGACCCCCATCATCTATGTGTGCTGATTAAAGCTGCCATTTTCTGAATACTACCTTGCTATACTGCCAGGCCATGGGCAAGTGTTACAATCTCATTTTAAAGGTGAGaacacagggctagagagatggcttagtgggtaagagcgcaCGCTGGCTGCCATAGCCACATTGGGCTGGTACATAAATTCAacaagaataataaaaacaaaggaaacacaGTCTTAGAGAAGCAAAATAATTaggatggtgtactggctagttttgtgtgtcaacttgacacaggctggagttatcacaaagaaaggggcttcagttggggaaatgcctccatgagatccagctgtaaggcattttctcaaatagtgatcaagtggggaggtccccttgtgggtggtgccatctctgggctggtagtcttggttctataagagagcaggctgagcaagccaggggaggcaagccagtaaagaacatccctccatggcctctgcatcagctcctgattcctgacctgcttgaattccagtcctggcttccttagtgatgaacagcagcatgaaagtgtaagctgaataaactctttcctccccaagtgcttcttgatcgtgatgtttgtgcaggaatagaagccctgactacaCAGATGGGATACAGAGTGGTTTGTCCCGTTCTCAAATGTGGGCTCCACGCAATCGGTAGCTGTGGTTGTTTCTAAAATGTAACCTGGCTTCAAGGAGCACACGAGCAAGCCGGAGGGCttagctctgcagttaagagcatgtgctgcccttgcagagagCTGGAATccgattcccagctcccacattccACAGCCCCCAGATATCTGATCCCCTCTTCCGAGGGTACTTACACCCACACATGTTCATATTCATATATCTACCTATAAtcaaacatgaaataaatcttgtggctagagagatgctcaGAATATTGTTGCTctgggagaggacccaggttcagttttctAGCACCCACGTGTGGCCCACAATCATCCTcaacaccagttccagggaacccagtgccctcttctgacctccaagggcaccaggcacgcaTGTGGAGCATATTCAGGctacacttgtacacataaaataaataaatctaattatttttaaagtcttaaaaaacaaacaaacaaacccccaaacacCGTCGCCTAAAACCTCAAGGATAGGGTTGTGACTGAAGGCACTTGTCATATaagcctgaggccctgggttcatttCCTGGAACCCATGTAAGGTAGTGTGTGGTGGCAGAAGTCCAAGTCTGACATCCTAAGGCTCCTACTGTGAGACAGGAGGTGGGAACAGGAGAACCCCGGAAACTTTCAGCACATGCAACCAAGAACAACAAAATGATGGTGGCTTAAGCACAGTAGGAGATAGCACTGAGAGCAGTGTTGGCCACTGACCTCCGTACACTTCCAGTTATGGCAAGAGCACGCTCCAAGCTGCAGACAGGGCAGTGGGCgttgcgtgtgcacacacaccaaaacacggGCCCACTTTATGGTTCTTAAAAAAAGTTTCTACACTTAAAAAAATGTAGTTTTcgttatacttatttatttatatattatttgtatgcatgcatgcatgcatgcgtgcttGAGTACCAAAGCgtgtgtgtggtcagaggacaagttagGGAAGCTGGCTCTTCCTACCATGTGATTctaaggaactgaactcaggctgtcaggcttggcagcaagagccttcaccagctgagccatctctccggcacctctctctctctctctctctctctctctctctctctctctctctctctctctcctgtttgtatttttcttttttaaaaatattttttcaagttttttttttttttaaagatgtatttattttatgtgagtacactgtcactgtcttcagacacaccagaagagggcatcagattccattacagatggttgtgagctaccctgtgcttgctgggatttgaactcaggacctttggtcagtgttcttaactgctgacccatctctccagccctgtttgtatttttcaacacaaggtttctctgtgtagccctggccgttctagaccaggttggcctcgaactcagagatccacctgcctctgccgcctgagcgctgggattaaaggtgtgcgccaccactgctcagctgacTGTTTCTGGAAGTGTTACAGCTCCGCTCTGAGGGAAACTTTTCTCTGAGTGTTGTAGATGTGAGGAGAAATCCCGAAAGGCTTCCCTGTGGAGGTGTTGCATCTCTGAAAGGAAAAGCGGAGTATCACAAAGTCCCACTGCTGGACAAACCTCAGAGAGTGGCTGCCTCCGCCCAGGGGCGAAGCAGCAGAGAGCTGAGCTGCAGGCAGCTTAGGCAGTTCTCCAGGGTGGAGTCCTTCTGGGCAGGGATTGGTGAGACTTCATGCTCAAGGATTGGTGGGTTCGcatagttcttttattttttcccaacTAGGAAGTGGGCTCAGGCCTTTCCCCCAGCTAGAGTTTCACTGTTCTTTAAAAaacatcattttgtttttatttcatgtgaatTGGTGTTTTGCCCTGCATGTttctctgtgtgagggtgtcagattccctggatctggagttacaactggtggttgtgagttgccatgtggatgctgggaactgaacttgggtcctctgaaagagtaaccagtgctcttagccattgagccatctctccagctcctccaaatccttttcttattcatttaaaaaattacatgtatgtatgtatgtatgtatgtatgtatgcatgtttgtacgcacacacacacacacacacacacacacggagattAGATGCTAACttttgagagttggttctctccttccatttctgGGCCTTGAAATTCTGGttatcagtcttggcagcaagcgccttgattggctgagccatctcgctcCTTGGTTCTTCAAGGAGTAAGTCTCTGGCGCTAGCTAGATCATAgttaatgccttttttttttcttttttctttttttgagacagggtttctctgtgtagctttggctgtcttggaactcactctgtagaccaggctggactcacagagatctgcctgcctctgcctctggagtgctgggattagaggcttaTGCCACCACAGTTGGCCAGTTAACACCTCTGAAAGACTTGCTACCAACCCACCCCAGGCTTAAAAGTAAAATCAAGAGCAGACAGAGCGAAGGATCTCAGCAAAGAAAGCTACGCATCGAGGCTTAATAACCCTGTTATGAATCTGTTgagtgtatttttagggtttcTTTTAATTTATAGGAAGTGATACTTGCTGACCTCTTGATGCAGCAGTAGAAGATTTACAGTTAAAAGAAGTGTGCTTAAATTAGCAAGAAGCAGCTCATAGCATGGGTGGTCCCCGGATGTTGTAGAAACACATGTTGAGAGTCCCGCCCCTGTGGACTCTGTTCAGTGTTGCCCTCTGTGGGGTGATTCTTATCTCTTTGGTGGCAGGGAGCTGGGGACAGAAACCGGGAGAAGGGCTGAGGCCAGCTTGAGCCAGCAGTCTCGGGACTCTGGAGGAAGAACTGGAGTTCTCCCTACCTGCTGCGTCTTTGGGAGCACTGAAGAGTCCTGTGCATCTGTTCGGATTAGAGGGTTCTGCGTTCTTGCTTTGGTAGATGGCAGTAAGACGATGTGAcaacagagtaaaaaaaaaaatagacctcaCACTCTGGGGGCTCACTTTTCTGCTTTGGATTTCCACATCAGCTACAGCCTGCGTCTTGGCTAACTTTCAACATGCCGGTGGAAGATCCCTTCCAGCTGTCCACTTCTGTTTTTAGGTCCATCTAGGGCAGTGTGTTACGTGCAGTGACAAACAGTACCTCCACGATGGCCAGTGCTGTGATTTGTGCCAGCCAGGTGAGATGCTAGCCCTCCTGCCCCGTACCAAGACCCTTTCCCTCTTGGATTGCTGGTGGATGCAGACCCCATATATAGACTGTGAACTCAAGTCTAAAATGACccatttctccctcttccttgatGCCAGAATACCCCAAGCTGTCCCGTCTCTTCCATCTTCCTTACTCGTGTAGGGTCTGAGATATCCATTCCCAAACTCCAACCCTCTCACCTCCAGTCCTGGCTCCCTGGGTTGTGACACAGTCTGTGTCACAGGATTGGCCCAACCTGCCTCATATCCTCCTGTTTTTCAGGAAGCCGACTGACAAGCCACTGCACAGCTCTTGAGAAGACCCAATGCCACCCATGTGACTCAGGCGAATTCTCAGCCCAGTGGAACAGGGAGATTCGCTGTCACCAGCACAGACACTGTGAACCCAGTGCGTGGGGCTGCCTGGGAAGGGGTACTTGAGAACCGGGTTGATGTTCCTAATGCTGAAATCCCTCTGTTGTCAGTGGCCAGGGTCTTTCCTGTGAGCTAGAGTCTGGGTTGAAGGGGCTAGTTGACTGACATCTGTACTGGGAAGAGCGAGAAAACCAGCAGATGACGTGAGGAGTGGGGTCCTGGCTGCGGCCCAGCGGGTTTTCccattcttccttctcatctccgCTCAGATCAAGGGCTTCGGGTTAAGAAGGAGGGCACCGCAGAATCAGACACTGTCTGTACCTGTAAGGAAGGACAACACTGCACCAGCAAGGATTGCGAGGCATGTGCTCAGCACACGCCCTGTATCCCTGGCTTTGGAGTTAtggagatgggtgagtggcctGCCTGGGGAAACAGCTCTGTGGGTGGGAGAGCTGGGGTGAGCTTTGGGTCTCTGGCCTCCAGAAGCTGAGGGCAGAGAAAGTCCCACCTGGGCTGGGATCTTTCATTTGGATTTGGACCTGGGCTCTGGGCAGCTTCCTGCGGGGTTGTGGCCTTCAGGGGCTGTGTTGCCTTGGGGTAAGAAGCTGAGGGCAGGTGTTCTGTCCTGCCCTGCTTGTCTGCTGGCTCCCTTGGGAGTCAGACACTGTGGCCCAGGTGTCTGCTCATGCATCTTTCCGCATCCTTCCAGCCACTGAGACCACTGATACCGTCTGTCATCCCTGCCCAGTCGGCTTCTTCTCCAATCAGTCATCACTTTTCGAAAAGTGTTATCCCTGGACAAGGTATAAGGGTCACCTCTCCCTAACCAATGACAGGGTGGGTCTTGTCTCAGTCTCTTTAGCCACCTGCTGTTCAGTCCCTGActttccccacccccatggtGGGTCACTTACTGGTGAATGTGACCTTGTGGCTGGCTTAAGGGACACTTTGTGCAGTTCTTTTAGCTTGCTTCTGCTTAGTTAATAGAAGCCTGTTGGTCTCCATATCCTCTTGAAGTCTCTTCTTAAAGCATCATGACACTCGTACTCCCCTTTTCAGTTCACTTTCTtggtgggtatgtgtatgtgtgcatgtgtatgcatgtgcatgcatgcatgtgtgtgtgcatgcatgtatgagcatatatatgcatgtgcatgcatggatgcatgtgcacacatgcatgtatgtgcatgtatgtgcatgtgcattcatgcatgtgtgcatgcatgtgtatgcatgcatgtgcattcatgcatgtgcattcatgcatgtgtgtgcatgtgtcagcTATCAGTTTGGTGTGTTCCTCCTCAGGTACTgtccactgttttttgtttttgtttgtttgtttgttttgttttgttttgttttgagagtccCAACACTGGGACTATAACCACTTGCTACcaagcatggattttttttttttttttatcgtgGGTTCCAGGGCTTGAACTCGGGCCCTTGGGTTCACAGTGCTTTCCTGAGTGAGTTATCAATGCCCCCAGCCCTTCTGGACTCTTACTTGTGTTTGTTGGGCTTTGTCTGGGTTCTCTGACCACTTCTTTCCACCTCTCCTTGGCTGTCTTATCTACATCTATGGCTCCATCTCCCCCTGGATCTGTCCTTCAGCCCCCAGATGGTCAAGTCCCACTGCTGAGTGTTATGGATCACCAGCACCTCAGACTCTGTGCATCCAAAATGGGCCCCTAGCCAATCCCTGAGCCCCAGCTGACAGGCAGGTTCTGGCTCCAGGCAGTCACACAGTGAGCTGCCCACCCTTGCCTTCAACTCCCTGTCAGTCAGGCCCATATGACTGTCTTGGGAATCCACCTCCTCACTCTCTAGAGTGGTCACGTGAGTTCGCACCTCCTCACTGTGGTGTGGTGATGGCTCTGTCTCCTCATAGGCTCCCTGCCTCTGGTGTCTCCCTTGGCAGCTTTGCACCATGCTGCTGTTGGGAGCTTCCGTAGCCCCTTTTGGATCATGTCGCTTCATGATTTAAAGCACTCCACGTCTCCCTGCTGCCTTTGGGAGGAAGCCCAGACTCCCGGGACTGGGGCTGGGCCTTCCAGCTACAGTTCCTGTCTCTCCCCCCACACCTCGCACCCTGCACTTGCACCCCGGGCACACTGTTTATTCTTTTGCTTCAAAGTCTCCTGTTtgggagaaaacaatatatatgcCCTATTCTGTTTTTTATAGTTcacatttaatgttttttaaatgggCAAACCTGTCACCTCAGGCTGTTTCCTCACTActccttcagagagagagagacagagagagacagagacagagagagacagagacagagagagacagagagagacagagacagagactcagagacagtcagagagacaaagatagagacagagaaagagacaatcagtgagagacagagggatagagagagacagagagtcagagagacagagacagatagagagacagaaagacagagacagagaggtggggggaggagatagggggagacagagggacagagagacagaaggacagagaaacTGCTAATAAACAAACACATTGACATACCACTCCCCTCTGCCatgatacacatatgcacacacacacatacacacacacacacacacacacacacacacacacacacacacacacacacacacacaccacagtggtTTCTCTTGTGGTTATAGTGCTTGCTTGCAGGTCACACTCACCGTCCTCACTGGTGGGTTTAGTTGTTCATAGAAGTTCCCGTCCCGGAGTCAAATGTGCAACTGCCGCACTGCCCCACTTAGCTGGTTCATGCTGCTGTTTCAACTTTTATCCCCTTTGGAGACCCTTCGGATCTTCTCTGGGGACCCCCAAATCTGCCTCAGTTTGTGTGAGACCCTCAGGGATGCCCCTAATCTCGGGAGGCTTCAGCCAACTTGTAAAGGTGCTGAGGGCCTTTCTCACACAAGGCTAGAGCACGCACGCATTTTCTCTGAAGCCTCTCTTCCACCACATCCCGGTTTTCCTTCGCCATGTCCCTTGCCATGTCccctctgtcccctcctcccaGGACCTTCCATCCACACCACACATCTCCACTCCTGTCCTGCCTCTGGCTGCCCACTCTGCTGCAACGGTCCTCTCACCAGTCAGGTCACTCCCTAGCTGCCTGCCTGCAGCTGCCCTGCCTGCAGCTGCTCATCACCGCACTTGTCACCATGTGACTCCCCTCCTGTCACACTGTTCCTACTTAGCTGGGTCCCACTTTCCCATCCTTCAATGCCTTCTGATGCCCCCCTTCATGGGGAAGTCTTCCCAGAAGACCCTGAAAGCAGAGCTTCTTAACGGGGACCAGTTTGGCTCTCTGTGGGGGCGTTGGCCACATCTGATCATCTTTTGGATGCTGTACTTGGCGGGGAGGCTGTTTCTGGCATTTGGTTAGTGGAGGCAAAGGTGCTGCTAAATAGTCTGTGAAACAAAGGCCATTTCCCAGCACAAAATACCTGCAGATTGGCCATTTCCATTTCAATATGACCGTAACCTTTCCTTTCTGTGGTTTCTGTTCTTCACTTAATGATCATCTTGGGATGCTGCACTCTAAGTCACGTGCTCAGTGAACAAGGACTTGCTGCTTGCTGGGGGACTCCCCTGGGCTTGGAAGTCTTATGGCGGGGAgccctgtttctgtctgtctgtctgcatgtgtgtgtgtacatgcacatacatgtgtacacatgtgtcttTGTGCAGCTGTGAGGATAAGAACTTGGAGGTCCTACAGAAAGGAACGAGTCAGACTAATGTCATCTGTGGTGAGTCCAGGGGAGAATGGCCTTGCCAAGTCTTTGGGAAGCAGGGAACTGGGGAGAGACTGAGGCACGCAGGAACACTGACTGGGATAGGAGTGAGACCAAGAGGCAGTTTGGGGTACAGTACCTTAGCTCCCGTCTTGGGAGCTGGGTAAGTCACATCCCttgtctgagcctcagtttcttcaattgTGAAATAGGCCCACAGCAGCTCCTTCCTCCCTTACCTGGGTCGTGTAAGTGGCATTGGAATTTTGCAGTTTGGAAGCTGCTGCCCCTTGCTTGAGGTTCAGGTTCACTGTGACAGTGTCACCTGGTAACCCCAGTTTGGATGCTAGGATGTAAAACTTGACCATCCCCTAATGGATCACAATCTCAGATAACAATAGAGACCAGGCCACTTTTGAATGAGTGAAGACAGAGAAGGGTAAGAGAGCTAGGTCTGATGAGCGGGCCTGTCAGCGCAGCTAATTAGAGGCAAGAgctttgtaagttcaaggctagcctgggcagctTAGAAAGATACTGGTTCAACATAGAAAAGGGCTGCTGAGATGGGTCAGTAAGTTAAGCTCTTGCCTGATGGCCCagcttccatccccagcatccatggaaaggtagaaggagaggatcagctcctaaaagttgtcctctgaccgctGCATGTacagcacaacacagcacagcacatgtgagtgtgcatacatcatgcacacacatcatacatacatcatGTGCACatatcatgcacacacatcatgtgcacacatcatacacacatcatgcacacacatcatgtgcacacatcatgcacacacatcatacatacatcatGTGCACATATTATGCACACACATCATGTGCACACATCAtgcatacacatcatacacacacatcatgcacacacatcatgtgcacatatcatacacacatcacgtacacacatcatgcacacacatcatacacacatatcatgTGCACCCATCATgtgcacacatcatacacacatcatgtacatgcacacccacaatagtgataaataaaagtttaaatatgtttctagggctggggaggtggcacTTGCTGTTctgacagaggacctgggttcagtttcctgAGCCCATGTCATTGCAGTATAAAACTGTCCATGACTCCAGCTCCTGGTGATCTGATATCTCTGCTGGCGCTAGGCACATACATGATGCACGTACATACCTCTAGCACTTTctgatatacataaataaaaatagatacaaattaaaagacattaaaaaaaaaagtaagaagatagctgggggtggggctcagtggtggagcagtTGTCCAGCATGCTGAGGTCCTGGGTTAGACCCccacacttgcctagcatatgtgagGTCCTGGGTTAGACCCccacacttgcctagcatatgtaaGGTCCTGGGTTAGACCCCCACACTTGTCCAGGATATATGAGGTCCTGGGTTAGACCCCCACACTTGCCTAGTATATGTGAGGTCCTGGGTTAGACCCCCACACTTGTCCAGGATATGTGAGGTCCTGGGTTAGACCAGTGCcacaaagtaaaaaagaaaataaaagtgcaGTCTCTTTGCTTTTTCTCAAGATTGCCTTTTTGTCTTGGAAAGGCGTGAGTGGATGGAGTGTGAAAAGCACTTGAGTTCATGTGTAACATTTAAGAAGACATCGAGAAGGGACAGTaagcaagagaaaacattttgagatgatgctagaaaaaccaaaaacacttttaataaatcTGAAACCAAAAAACATGTTGATGCACAACAtagcaaaattttaaattaagtaagagctgggctggcgagatggctcagcgggtaagagcactgactgctcttccagaggtcctgagttcaaatcccagcaaccacatggtggctcacaaccacccataatgagatctgatgccctcttctggtgtgtctgaagtcagctacagtgtacttacatataataataaataaatctttaaaaagtaagagCTGACCTTGCCAGACTCGAGACCCTGCCTACCTTCTTCATCCTAACCTTGGCCCTGGTTCCAATACAAGTTTATCTAAAAGCCAGGTAGCCACCTATGGACCTGTGTTTGTTTCACTGGTGTCTGCCTCCCGACccatgagctgggtgtggtggtacaggcATGAGAGCcccaagtttaaggccagcctgaaccacttagtgagaccctgtctcaaagaagactTACCTtcatgacagtgtgtgtgtgtgtgtgtgtgtgtgtgtgtatacacaccccTTGCCTCTAAGAGTACCTGCCTTTTGGTCTTTTCATTTGTCACTTAGAATAGCAGTGCAGACACAGAGATACTTTGTTTCTCTCCGCCATACTTCCATAGCAGATGTAACAATTTGGGGGCTAGTGTAGGGAGGGgtaaagcaggcaggcaggctgtccCTTCAAGACACAGCTGACGAACACACCAGATGGGAAGTTGGCTCACTGGGGGCTTCTCATTCCAACTGCAATCTCCCAGAGCTAGAGACTGCTCAAAGGGTAGGAGTATTTACTATGCAAGCATGAGCTAGGTGTGGCCACACCACATGTGACTGTGACCTTAATACCATGTGTAGGGGGGTGGCACTAGAAGGAGAATTGTAGGGTGTTGCCTCCCAGACTAGCTCCAGGctcaagagactctgtctcagcagAAGGTGCAATATGGTGGATCAGGACACCAGCACcctcctttggcctctgcatgtgtgcacagatgcacacatctAAACACATACCAGGCCCACATACACCGTACCCCACCACCACACAAAGATGGACTCTCTCAATTTATAAACACTGGCAAATACCATAAAGCGTTTTAAAAGTTCCCCTAGTGACCACATTACCCACAATGCTACTGCTTAAAAGCTCTGACCTGGATTCTGGGAGTGTACAGATGCTTTGGGCAAGGAGTGGGAGCACCTGCCAGTGAGAGCACCTGCCAGTGGGAGCACACTCCATTGGGAGCACCCGCCAGTGGGAGCATCTGCCAGTGGGGTCCACTCAAGTCTGTTTCTCCAGGTTTAAAGTCCCGGATGCGAGCCCTGCTGGTCATTCCTGTCGTGATGGGCATCCTCATCACCATTTTCGGGGTGTTTCTCTATATCAGTGAGTGctcaggagaggaaagggagggagggttcAGCCCTGTCGAACCAGCCTCCTGACTCACCCTCGCAATGTCCCACACCCCTTCTTCTTCTCACTAGAAAAGGTGGTCAAGAAACCAAAGGATAATGAGGTAAGCCATCCCTGAGGGAGAGATGCTGGAAAGAGTGACTggtgggcagggagggaggctcACGGCGTAGGGAGACAGACTCAGTAAGCAGAGAGCTTGTATTGGATCCTTGAGTGTGGACCCATGGAAAAGGCCCATTACACCCACGctggtgggggcggggagagggggggaggatgGACACAGGGATCTTAGGAGCTTGCTAGCCAACCATGGGCTACTCCAGGTTccaagagaaaccctgactcggaaAATAAGGGTTAAGAGTGCAAGAAGACACAAGATGTTGACCTCTAGCCTCTAATAatgtgtacatgggtgtgtggacCCTCTACGCCATGAGCATACACCCAATACCACGCCACACTCCGCGCgcgcacatgcgcgcacacacatgccCAAACAGGTTTAGGGTCCGTTCCCTGGAACATATAGGTGGGCTACTCGCACCCCCACCCAGCCCTGCTCTCAGTCTCCATCGCTTCCTCCTACTCAACTACTTCCCCTTAGGGCAGAGCTGGGCACCACTGGCAGAGAAACTCTGGCTGTGCTTTCCTCCAGCCTTGAATGCTGGGGATGGGAGTCggcggcggggggtgggggtggggggtgggggtgggtggatccCGCCTTCAGGGGCCAGTAGGTGGAACCAAAGGGGCAGTTTCTCCTGCTGGTCTGCAGTGGCTCTGGAAATTTCCTGCCAAATTTCATGTGTCCAGCAGGGGGCAGAAGGCATCCAAGAAATCAGTTTTGGTACacccccatcctcccaccccatTGGAAAGGACTTGAAGGAGGGATTCTATTCCTCAGAGGCA contains:
- the Cd40 gene encoding tumor necrosis factor receptor superfamily member 5 isoform X2 gives rise to the protein MVSLPRLCALWGCLLTAVHLGQCVTCSDKQYLHDGQCCDLCQPGSRLTSHCTALEKTQCHPCDSGEFSAQWNREIRCHQHRHCEPNQGLRVKKEGTAESDTVCTCKEGQHCTSKDCEACAQHTPCIPGFGVMEMATETTDTVCHPCPVGFFSNQSSLFEKCYPWTRFKVPDASPAGHSCRDGHPHHHFRGVSLYQWSRNQRIMRSYPLRLDGKIPRRWKIIPVITPLLQCRRRCTGVSLSHRRMVKRVASQCRSGR
- the Cd40 gene encoding tumor necrosis factor receptor superfamily member 5 isoform 1 precursor (isoform 1 precursor is encoded by transcript variant 1), which produces MVSLPRLCALWGCLLTAVHLGQCVTCSDKQYLHDGQCCDLCQPGSRLTSHCTALEKTQCHPCDSGEFSAQWNREIRCHQHRHCEPNQGLRVKKEGTAESDTVCTCKEGQHCTSKDCEACAQHTPCIPGFGVMEMATETTDTVCHPCPVGFFSNQSSLFEKCYPWTSCEDKNLEVLQKGTSQTNVICGLKSRMRALLVIPVVMGILITIFGVFLYIKKVVKKPKDNEILPPAARRQDPQEMEDYPGHNTAAPVQETLHGCQPVTQEDGKESRISVQERQVTDSIALRPLV
- the Cd40 gene encoding tumor necrosis factor receptor superfamily member 5 isoform 4 precursor (isoform 4 precursor is encoded by transcript variant 4), which encodes MVSLPRLCALWGCLLTAVHLGQCVTCSDKQYLHDGQCCDLCQPGSRLTSHCTALEKTQCHPCDSGEFSAQWNREIRCHQHRHCEPNQGLRVKKEGTAESDTVCTCKEGQHCTSKDCEACAQHTPCIPGFGVMEMATETTDTVCHPCPVGFFSNQSSLFEKCYPWTSCEDKNLEVLQKGTSQTNVICGLKSRMRALLVIPVVMGILITIFGVFLYISGQETKG
- the Cd40 gene encoding tumor necrosis factor receptor superfamily member 5 isoform 5 precursor (isoform 5 precursor is encoded by transcript variant 5) — encoded protein: MVSLPRLCALWGCLLTAVHLGQCVTCSDKQYLHDGQCCDLCQPGSRLTSHCTALEKTQCHPCDSGEFSAQWNREIRCHQHRHCEPNQGLRVKKEGTAESDTVCTCKEGQHCTSKDCEACAQHTPCIPGFGVMEMATETTDTVCHPCPVGFFSNQSSLFEKCYPWTSCEDKNLEVLQKGTSQTNVICEKVVKKPKDNEILPPAARRQDPQEMEDYPGHNTAAPVQETLHGCQPVTQEDGKESRISVQERQVTDSIALRPLV
- the Cd40 gene encoding tumor necrosis factor receptor superfamily member 5 isoform 2 precursor (isoform 2 precursor is encoded by transcript variant 2), with amino-acid sequence MVSLPRLCALWGCLLTAVHLGQCVTCSDKQYLHDGQCCDLCQPGSRLTSHCTALEKTQCHPCDSGEFSAQWNREIRCHQHRHCEPNQGLRVKKEGTAESDTVCTCKEGQHCTSKDCEACAQHTPCIPGFGVMEMATETTDTVCHPCPVGFFSNQSSLFEKCYPWTRFKVPDASPAGHSCRDGHPHHHFRGVSLYQKGGQETKG
- the Cd40 gene encoding tumor necrosis factor receptor superfamily member 5 isoform X1, which translates into the protein MVSLPRLCALWGCLLTAVHLGQCVTCSDKQYLHDGQCCDLCQPGSRLTSHCTALEKTQCHPCDSGEFSAQWNREIRCHQHRHCEPNQGLRVKKEGTAESDTVCTCKEGQHCTSKDCEACAQHTPCIPGFGVMEMATETTDTVCHPCPVGFFSNQSSLFEKCYPWTSCEDKNLEVLQKGTSQTNVICGLKSRMRALLVIPVVMGILITIFGVFLYIKKVVKKPKDNEILPPAARRQDPQEMEDYPGHNTAAPVQETLHGCQPVTQEDGKESRISVQERQVTDSIAWL
- the Cd40 gene encoding tumor necrosis factor receptor superfamily member 5 isoform X3, whose protein sequence is MEMATETTDTVCHPCPVGFFSNQSSLFEKCYPWTSCEDKNLEVLQKGTSQTNVICGLKSRMRALLVIPVVMGILITIFGVFLYIKKVVKKPKDNEILPPAARRQDPQEMEDYPGHNTAAPVQETLHGCQPVTQEDGKESRISVQERQVTDSIALRPLV